The following are from one region of the Hymenobacter sp. YIM 151858-1 genome:
- a CDS encoding YsnF/AvaK domain-containing protein, with product MAQTVIGMFDDANQARQAAQQLESMGVTRDHIDISAQNTTGTTSASTTSSTTNDDSISGFFRSLFTSDDEVSRYSEVARRGAMVTVHASDQMEAQRAAEVLDRCGAVDVDERAQQYRSGWTGMGAQSMSQQSMGQQQNLTAGTDATASGTSSRDMVGRGADVTDQSIPIIEENLQVGKREVETGAMRLRSRIVERPVEEHLRLRQEHAWIERNPVNRPASEADIQNFREGEIEITERAEVPVVNKEARVVEEVRLGKEVEERDETIRDTVRRTDVDVERLNSDDPMRQRRASSDQDDLNRGSGL from the coding sequence ATGGCACAAACCGTAATTGGCATGTTCGACGATGCCAACCAAGCCCGACAAGCCGCGCAACAACTCGAAAGCATGGGCGTTACGCGCGACCATATAGATATTTCGGCCCAGAACACCACGGGCACCACCAGCGCCAGCACTACCAGCAGCACCACCAACGACGACAGCATCAGCGGGTTTTTCCGCTCGCTGTTTACCAGCGACGACGAAGTATCGCGCTACTCCGAAGTGGCCCGCCGCGGCGCGATGGTAACCGTGCACGCCTCCGATCAGATGGAAGCCCAACGGGCCGCCGAGGTGCTCGACCGTTGCGGCGCCGTTGATGTGGACGAGCGCGCCCAGCAGTACCGCAGCGGCTGGACAGGCATGGGCGCCCAAAGCATGAGCCAGCAGAGCATGGGCCAGCAGCAGAACCTGACGGCCGGCACCGACGCCACCGCCAGCGGCACGAGCAGCCGCGACATGGTGGGCCGCGGCGCCGACGTAACGGATCAGTCGATTCCGATCATCGAAGAAAACCTGCAAGTGGGCAAGCGCGAGGTAGAAACCGGCGCCATGCGCCTGCGCAGCCGCATTGTGGAGCGCCCCGTGGAGGAGCACCTGCGCCTGCGCCAGGAGCACGCCTGGATTGAGCGCAACCCCGTAAACCGCCCCGCTTCGGAAGCCGATATTCAGAACTTCAGAGAGGGCGAAATCGAAATTACCGAGCGCGCCGAAGTGCCCGTGGTAAACAAGGAAGCCCGCGTGGTGGAAGAAGTGCGCCTGGGCAAAGAGGTAGAGGAGCGCGACGAAACCATCCGCGACACGGTGCGCCGCACCGACGTGGATGTGGAGCGCCTGAACTCCGACGACCCCATGCGCCAGCGCCGCGCCTCCTCCGACCAGGACGACCTGAACCGCGGCAGCGGCCTCTAG
- a CDS encoding YsnF/AvaK domain-containing protein yields MQPPQNPTPPNASNQPLVQPGQPVVIPVIEEQLQVQRGVVETGRIRVTKQVHEEHQEVTAPTVREEIEVERVPVNQYVDVAPPAVRYEGDTTIMPVLREVLVVEKRILFVEEVRITKRQVQAETTQPVTLRKEEIIVERVTNDPNQPAG; encoded by the coding sequence ATGCAACCGCCCCAAAACCCCACCCCACCCAACGCCTCGAACCAGCCCCTTGTGCAGCCCGGGCAGCCGGTGGTGATTCCGGTGATTGAGGAGCAGCTGCAGGTGCAGCGCGGCGTGGTAGAAACCGGCCGCATTCGCGTAACCAAGCAAGTACACGAGGAGCACCAGGAAGTAACGGCACCCACCGTGCGCGAAGAAATTGAGGTGGAGCGGGTGCCCGTCAATCAATACGTGGATGTGGCCCCGCCCGCCGTGCGCTACGAGGGCGACACCACCATTATGCCGGTGCTGCGCGAGGTGTTGGTGGTTGAAAAGCGCATTCTGTTTGTAGAAGAAGTGCGCATTACCAAACGCCAGGTGCAAGCCGAAACCACGCAACCTGTTACGCTCCGCAAAGAAGAGATTATCGTGGAGCGGGTGACGAATGATCCTAACCAACCCGCGGGCTAA
- a CDS encoding TonB-dependent receptor has translation MKRLLPLVLLLLLAALGRVSAQTATALSGTVRDAQGQPLPGANVFLKTTFDGATADSLGRFRFSTQQTGTLPLVVTLMGYEVQERLVVLDGVAKRFAVVLKPVRNQLGDVTITAGAFEASDEKRSTVLTTRDVQTTAGALADINGALNTLPGTSRVGEEGKLFVRGGAAGETKQYLDGLPLQSPYNASVAGVPARGRFSPNLFKGTVFSTGGYSAEFGQALSAVVGLKSYDLADETQTGVSLLSVGLGLSHQQRFERSSVAATLDYTNLQPYYGLVPQEWGWLKAPQSLGGSVALRQRTGDMGMLKVYGAFTRSEFGLRQPDPDFAGGRPIGLQNQNHYLNATFRSPLRRGWSVQTGVAGTRDAQTVRPDVQYLHDLEQSVVGRVVLTNDSAGTYWNLKLGAEGLGQRYQQQYQASGEAPLQRLGFEEARVAAFAESDIAFSNNLVARAGGRAEYSKVLGRWNAAPRLALAYQLSEGEQLSGAWGYFYQTPANDLMRIGQYAANLRFERAAHYLVTYQRIKNNRTFRGEAYYKDYAHLTRYAAPALGTNVPLPFVPAAYQSTGKGYARGVDVFWRDRKSVKGLDYWVSYGLLDTRRQQRADPQLAVPTFASRHNFSVVGKYWFNKLHTLVGATYSYASPRPYYNPNLPGYNQARTPSYQDLSLNLSYVTSIGKNLTIVHLACSNVLGRDNVFGYRYANTPDATGTYQGVAVTPSAPRMFFAGLLISINKKRPADTNTAPE, from the coding sequence ATGAAACGTTTGCTACCCCTCGTACTGCTGCTCCTGCTGGCCGCCCTAGGTCGGGTGTCGGCCCAAACCGCCACCGCCCTTAGCGGCACCGTGCGCGATGCGCAGGGCCAGCCGCTGCCCGGCGCCAACGTGTTCCTGAAAACCACCTTCGACGGCGCCACCGCCGATTCGCTGGGGCGGTTCCGCTTCAGCACGCAGCAAACCGGCACGCTGCCCCTGGTGGTTACGCTGATGGGCTACGAGGTGCAGGAGCGGCTCGTGGTGCTCGATGGCGTGGCCAAGCGTTTTGCCGTTGTGCTGAAGCCCGTGCGCAACCAACTCGGCGATGTTACCATCACGGCCGGCGCCTTTGAGGCCAGCGACGAAAAACGCAGCACCGTACTCACCACCCGCGACGTGCAAACCACCGCCGGCGCCCTGGCCGACATCAACGGCGCGCTGAACACCCTCCCTGGCACCAGCAGGGTAGGCGAGGAGGGCAAGCTGTTTGTGCGCGGCGGGGCGGCCGGCGAAACCAAGCAGTACCTCGACGGCCTGCCCTTGCAAAGCCCCTACAACGCCAGCGTGGCCGGGGTGCCGGCGCGGGGCCGCTTTTCGCCCAACCTGTTCAAGGGCACGGTGTTTAGCACGGGCGGCTACTCGGCCGAGTTCGGGCAGGCGCTGTCGGCGGTGGTGGGGCTGAAATCGTACGACCTGGCCGACGAAACCCAAACGGGCGTGTCGTTGCTGTCGGTGGGCCTGGGCTTGTCTCACCAGCAGCGCTTCGAGCGCAGCTCAGTGGCCGCTACCCTGGATTACACCAACCTGCAGCCTTACTACGGCCTGGTGCCGCAGGAGTGGGGCTGGCTGAAAGCGCCGCAGTCCCTAGGTGGCTCGGTGGCCCTGCGCCAGCGCACCGGCGACATGGGCATGCTGAAAGTGTACGGAGCCTTTACGCGCTCGGAGTTTGGCCTGCGCCAGCCCGACCCCGACTTTGCCGGCGGCCGCCCCATTGGCCTGCAAAACCAAAACCACTACCTCAACGCCACTTTCCGGAGCCCCTTGCGCCGCGGCTGGAGCGTGCAAACCGGCGTGGCCGGCACCCGCGACGCGCAAACCGTGCGCCCCGACGTGCAGTACCTCCACGATCTGGAGCAATCGGTGGTGGGCCGCGTGGTGCTCACCAACGATTCGGCCGGCACCTACTGGAACCTTAAGCTCGGGGCCGAGGGCCTGGGCCAGCGCTACCAGCAGCAGTATCAGGCCTCCGGCGAAGCACCGCTGCAGCGCCTCGGGTTTGAGGAAGCACGGGTGGCGGCCTTTGCCGAATCGGACATTGCCTTCAGCAACAACCTGGTGGCCCGCGCCGGCGGCCGGGCCGAGTACTCCAAAGTGCTGGGCCGCTGGAACGCTGCGCCGCGCCTAGCGTTGGCTTACCAGCTGAGCGAAGGCGAGCAGCTTTCGGGGGCGTGGGGCTACTTCTACCAAACGCCCGCCAACGACCTGATGCGCATTGGGCAGTACGCCGCTAACCTGCGCTTCGAGCGGGCGGCGCACTACCTGGTTACGTATCAGCGCATCAAAAACAACCGCACTTTTCGCGGCGAAGCTTATTACAAAGACTACGCGCACCTGACGCGCTACGCAGCCCCGGCCCTAGGTACCAATGTGCCGCTGCCTTTTGTGCCGGCCGCCTACCAGAGCACCGGCAAGGGCTACGCCCGCGGTGTGGATGTGTTCTGGCGCGACCGGAAATCGGTGAAGGGCCTCGACTACTGGGTGAGCTACGGCCTGCTGGATACGCGCCGCCAGCAGCGCGCCGACCCGCAACTGGCCGTGCCCACGTTTGCCTCGCGCCACAATTTCTCGGTGGTTGGCAAATATTGGTTCAACAAGCTGCACACGCTGGTGGGCGCCACTTACAGCTACGCCTCGCCCAGGCCTTACTACAACCCCAACCTGCCCGGCTACAACCAAGCCCGCACGCCCAGCTACCAGGATTTAAGCCTGAACCTGAGCTACGTTACCTCGATCGGGAAAAACCTGACCATCGTGCACCTGGCCTGCTCCAACGTGCTCGGCCGCGACAACGTGTTCGGCTACCGCTACGCCAACACGCCCGATGCCACGGGCACCTACCAAGGCGTGGCCGTTACGCCCTCGGCCCCGCGCATGTTTTTCGCCGGCTTGCTGATTTCCATCAATAAAAAGCGCCCGGCCGATACCAACACCGCGCCGGAGTAG
- a CDS encoding sensor histidine kinase, which yields MSTLFPPTPDEHEALYAHNAQMPPVRFWQRYSRRRWLRLGLTILALTFSIGTFACTECWGDARKMTVNYAMTFVYSLGLWVTNGYAVDWLDRYANWRREPVKRLVLTLLTSLGGSLVVIAAINFWFLVIYRGYDASVMLQPGVMARVVFPLLVTTIISLVLHSRSFLMSWREALIRNERLQKEMAQAEAETLRQQLDPHFMFNALNALTSLVEEEPKLAVRFIRQLSQVYRYVLDARGRDVVPLRDELAFAQSYLFLQRIRYGEALQAELPDPESVSAHAVVPPLSLQLLIENALKHNVATAGQPLHLRIELDGAGQHLRVVNNLRPRRLAPGESMGIGLPNLQGRYRHLTKKQVQVQRTATEFAVTLPVLALEDSAIVSEVAS from the coding sequence ATGTCTACGCTGTTTCCGCCTACGCCGGACGAACATGAAGCGCTGTATGCCCACAACGCCCAAATGCCGCCCGTTCGGTTTTGGCAGCGCTACTCGCGCCGGCGTTGGTTGCGGCTGGGCCTCACCATCCTGGCACTCACCTTCAGCATCGGCACCTTTGCCTGCACCGAGTGCTGGGGCGACGCCCGCAAAATGACGGTGAACTACGCCATGACGTTTGTGTACTCGCTGGGCCTGTGGGTTACCAACGGGTACGCCGTCGACTGGCTCGATCGGTACGCCAACTGGCGGCGCGAGCCGGTTAAGCGCCTGGTGCTTACGCTGCTTACCTCGCTGGGCGGCTCGCTGGTGGTGATTGCGGCCATCAACTTCTGGTTTTTGGTGATCTACCGGGGCTACGATGCCTCGGTGATGCTGCAACCGGGCGTAATGGCCCGCGTGGTGTTTCCGCTGCTGGTAACCACCATCATTTCGCTGGTGCTGCACAGTCGCTCGTTCCTGATGAGCTGGCGCGAAGCCCTGATCCGCAACGAGCGGCTGCAAAAGGAAATGGCGCAGGCCGAAGCCGAAACCCTGCGCCAGCAGCTCGATCCGCACTTCATGTTCAACGCCCTGAACGCGCTGACCTCGCTGGTGGAGGAGGAGCCCAAGCTGGCCGTGCGCTTTATCCGGCAGCTTTCGCAGGTGTACCGCTACGTGCTCGACGCCCGCGGCCGCGACGTGGTGCCCCTGCGCGACGAGCTGGCCTTTGCCCAGTCGTACCTGTTTCTGCAGCGCATCCGCTACGGCGAGGCCCTGCAGGCCGAGCTGCCCGACCCCGAGAGCGTATCGGCGCACGCCGTGGTGCCGCCCCTCAGCCTGCAGCTGCTCATCGAAAACGCCCTGAAACACAACGTGGCCACCGCGGGCCAGCCCCTGCACCTGCGCATCGAGCTCGACGGAGCTGGCCAGCACCTGCGCGTCGTCAACAACCTGCGCCCGCGCCGCCTCGCGCCGGGCGAGTCGATGGGCATTGGCCTGCCCAACCTGCAGGGCCGCTACCGCCACCTTACCAAAAAGCAAGTACAGGTGCAGCGCACCGCCACCGAGTTTGCCGTAACCCTGCCCGTGCTGGCGCTCGAAGACAGCGCGATAGTTAGCGAGGTAGCGAGTTAA
- a CDS encoding LytR/AlgR family response regulator transcription factor, translating into MTAFIIEDEPLAAKRLTDLLRRQQPPVQVLATADSVEAAVALLETAAAPPDVLFLDIHLADGLSFELFERVEVRCPVIFTTAYDQYALRAFKVNSVDYLLKPIDEEELQAALHKLRQLRASAPATGPGGALGLDPAVLAQVLQQLQPQQQQYKKQFVVKVGEHLKVIPVEQVSYFFSLEKATFVQTRENRRFVLDQTLEQLEKMLDPQQFFRLNRAYLVHHAAIQDIIHYTNSRLKTTLAPASPEGDVLVSRERVPAFRAWLDR; encoded by the coding sequence ATGACTGCCTTTATCATCGAAGACGAGCCGCTGGCTGCCAAGCGCCTCACCGATTTGCTGCGCCGCCAACAGCCGCCCGTGCAGGTGCTGGCCACGGCCGACTCGGTGGAGGCCGCCGTGGCCCTGCTCGAAACCGCCGCCGCGCCGCCCGACGTGCTCTTCCTTGATATTCATCTGGCCGATGGGCTCAGCTTCGAGCTGTTTGAGCGCGTGGAGGTGCGCTGCCCGGTCATCTTCACCACCGCCTACGACCAGTACGCCCTGCGCGCTTTCAAGGTCAACAGCGTCGATTACCTGCTCAAGCCTATTGATGAGGAGGAGCTGCAGGCGGCCCTGCACAAGCTGCGCCAGCTGCGGGCCTCGGCCCCGGCCACCGGCCCCGGCGGCGCCCTAGGTCTCGACCCCGCGGTGCTGGCCCAGGTGCTGCAGCAGTTGCAGCCGCAGCAACAGCAATACAAAAAGCAGTTTGTGGTGAAAGTGGGCGAGCATCTGAAGGTGATTCCCGTGGAGCAGGTCAGCTACTTTTTCAGCCTCGAAAAAGCCACCTTCGTGCAAACGCGCGAAAACCGCCGCTTCGTGCTCGATCAGACCTTGGAGCAACTCGAAAAAATGCTCGACCCGCAGCAGTTTTTCCGCCTCAACCGGGCCTACCTGGTGCACCACGCCGCCATTCAGGACATCATCCACTACACCAACTCGCGCCTGAAAACCACCTTGGCACCGGCCTCGCCCGAGGGCGACGTGCTCGTGAGCCGCGAGCGGGTGCCGGCTTTCCGGGCCTGGCTTGATCGGTAA